The following coding sequences lie in one Daphnia pulex isolate KAP4 chromosome 1, ASM2113471v1 genomic window:
- the LOC124198048 gene encoding serine/threonine-protein kinase/endoribonuclease IRE2-like: protein MVSFSAPCSNANKDMAYWKLFLLTVFFVYNLQQVDSDNQSGRPFEEDPIDTPNEVLGSKFIRDDLLVLVSTLEGNLIAINKRTGKVKWKLEDEPVIKLSKELSKTFNLLPDPKDGSLYMLGNSGAEALTKLPFTIPELVSASPSQSSDGMLYMGKKLDMWFVIDPLTGEKQEVLSFQGLETACPRNKPLGPSIFIGRTEYSLILLDSRTRERHWNVTYFDYTSSTLGQQDPQEYDLAHFTTSSTGKILTLDRHSGDLLWQNDFNSPVVGMYGLIHDISNPYDSIGLMPIPFTSLSTDTLQNLASKLTEPSEQERRITGDTKLFQALYIGQYKHGLYAFPSLVDDRTTFVASQTGRLLIEGPDRSTETSDSSADSSSTTKSPISVNLRLPSDMKIGWTDHSNTFNSAKPPITLFGNHKVPESGRFNPAFQISDEAREKTESQMIDEDVINVEEKTSPGFLGVNVSYTLAVTAVILLLFTIYQRGFKGGVWQSLDKESQQDESLRSNREHIQYSTAVELKNGFVQVGKMLFNPSEILGKGCDGTFVYKGLYDRRDVAVKRLLPDCFMVADREVALLRESDAHPNVIRYFCTEQDRQFKYIALELCAATLQDYVEGRYASIPIDGVTILRHATAGLAHLHSLDIVHRDVKPPNVLISTPNAKGEIRAMISDFGLCKKLKIGRMSFSRRSGVAGTEGWIAPEMMTEEGAKRTTCAVDIFSLGLVYFYVLSKGLHPFGDVLRRQANILSGDYDLTVLLFNVSAHTLIEKMLSVDPLERPPARAILKHPIFWAKEKVLAFFQDVSDRVEKDSTESAVLQSLERAAHDVVRGSWRTHLEDVVMEDLRRHRTYQGRSVRDLLRALRNKKNHYREVSEEVRKVMGRNPEEYCDYWTSRFPKLLMHSWYSMHCVKNEHIFSRYYDKQYDFIQKYIVWPTPKPKTDFHRALETAFPVYDPLFPKLKLLEPQKVTAVKSEEEENVPESWDMVAEESSPTEVETPCKEKNDSEEGLEEAQNVSVSADPLSPNPAVSTGLVEVAESPLQENSNDDHIVLGPGGQWGLQNDRSTNSVRVRENEAFGPRVAAWSLPTLSQQWEFSEITHHGRKKQKSLHRRKNKKASD, encoded by the exons ATGGTGTCTTTTAGTGCCCCATGTTCAAATGCCAACAAAGACATGGCCTACTGGAAACTGTTTTTGTTAACAGTCTTCTTTGTTTACAATCTCCAACAAGTTGACAGTGACAATCAAAGTGGACGTCCTTTTGAGGAAGATCCCATTGACACCCCCAATGAAGTTTTAGGTTCAAAATTCATAAGGGATGATTTGTTGGTACTGGTATCAACATTGGAAGGAAACCTTATTGCAATCAACAAGAGAACTGGGAAAGTGAAGTGGAAGTTAGAGGATGAACCTGTCATCAAATTGTCTAAAGAATTATCAAAAACATTCAATTTATTACCTGATCCCAAAGATGGTTCTCTTTATATGTTGGGCAACAGTGGTGCTGAAGCCTTAACCAAATTACCCTTTACCATTCCAGAACTAGTTTCAGCGAGTCCCTCTCAGAGTAGTGATGGGATGCTTTacatggggaaaaaattagaTATGTGGTTCGTAATTGATCCCCTTACTGGAGAAAAGCAGGAAGTCTTGAGTTTTCAAGGGTTAGAAACTGCCTGCCCTCGTAACAAACCTTTGGGACCATCCATTTTTATTGGGAGGACAGAATATTCCTTGATTCTATTGGACAGTAGGACTAGAGAGAGACACTGGAATGTTACATACTTTGATTATACATCCTCAACGCTTGGGCAGCAAGATCCTCAAGAATATGATCTGGCTCACTTTACTACCAGTTCAACAgggaaaattttaactttagaTAGGCATTCTGGGGACTTGCTTTggcaaaatgattttaataGTCCGGTTGTGGGAATGTATGGTTTGATTCATGACATTTCAAATCCTTATGATAGTATTGGTCTTATGCCAATACCCTTTACCAGTCTCTCAACCGACACCTTACAAAATCTTGCATCGAAACTCACCGAGCCCTCAGAACAAGAACGAAGAATTACGGGTGATACGAAACTATT CCAGGCCTTGTATATTGGGCAATACAAACATGGTCTCTATGCGTTTCCGTCACTGGTTGACGACCGCACCACTTTTGTTGCATCACAAACGGGACGGCTGCTGATAGAGGGTCCAGATCGATCAACTGAAACGAGTGACTCTTCAGCAGACAGCTCATCCACCACCAAAAGTCCGATAAGCGTCAACCTTCGGCTGCCATCAGATATGAAAATTGGATGGACAGATCACAGCAACACGTTCAATAGCGCCAAACCTCCTATCACACTTTTCG GAAATCACAAAGTTCCTGAATCTGGACGATTCAATCCTGCATTTCAGATTTCTGATGAAGCTCGTGAGAAAACCGAATCTCAAATGATTGATGAAGATGTGATTAATGTAGAAGAAAAGACTTCCCCCGGCTTCTTGGGAGTTAATGTTTCGTACACCCTCGCAGTAACCGCGGTTATTCTACTTCTATTCACGATTTATCAAAGAGGATTTAAAGGAGGTGTATGGCAGTCACTCGATAAAGAAAGCCAGCAAGACGAGTCACTTAGGTCAAATAGAGAACACATTCAATATTCGACTGCAGTTGAACTCAAAAATGGCTTTGTTCAA gtcgGGAAAATGTTATTCAACCCTTCAGAAATCTTGGGGAAAGGTTGTGATGGCACATTTGTTTATAAGGGGCTCTACGACAGACGTGACGTGGCAGTTAAACGATTATTGCCCGACTGTTTTATGGTGGCAGATCGCGAGGTTGCACTACTTCGCGAATCAGACGCACATCCCAACGTTATTCGCTATTTTTGCACAGAGCAGGACCGCCAGTTCAA GTACATTGCACTGGAGCTGTGTGCAGCTACGTTGCAGGATTACGTGGAAGGGCGCTATGCTTCCATACCAATTGATGGGGTTACCATCCTTCGGCACGCCACTGCCGGGCTGGCCCACTTACACTCTCTAGATATTGTGCACCGAGATGTGAag CCCCCAAACGTGCTGATTTCTACACCGAATGCCAAAGGAGAAATTCGAGCCATGATTTCTGATTTTGGATTGtgcaaaaaactaaaaattggtCGAATGTCTTTTTCCCGACGTTCTGGCGTCGCTGGCACTGAAGGATGGATTGCACCAGAAATGATGACGGAAGAGGGTGCTAAACGAACTACCTGTGCCGTTGATATTTTCTCTTTGGGTCTAGTCTATTTCTACGTTTTGTCCAAAG GTCTGCACCCGTTTGGTGATGTGCTGCGACGTCAAGCAAATATCCTCAGCGGCGATTATGATCTGACTGTTCTTCTCTTCAACGTTTCGGCGCATACGCTTATTGAAAAGATGCTCAGCGTTGACCCGTTGGAACGGCCGCCAGCTCGTGCAATTCTCAAGCACCCAATTTTCTGggcaaaagagaaagttttggcttttttccaGGATGTGTCCGATCGTGTGGAGAAGGACTCGACGGAGAGTGCCGTTTTGCAGAGCTTAGAACGGGCAGCCCATGACGTAGTTCGAGGAAGTTGGAGAACCCATTTAGAGGATGTCGTAATGGAAGATCTTAGGAGACATCGCACTTATCAAGGGAGATCAGTACGAGATCTTTTGCGAGCTTTGCGTAATAAG AAAAACCATTATCGTGAGGTATCTGAAGAAGTCAGAAAAGTTATGGGCCGGAATCCAGAAGAATATTGCGATTATTGGACGAGTCGATTTCCTAAACTTCTTATGCATTCTTGGTACTCGATGCACTGCGTGAAAAATGAACACATTTTCTCTCGCTATTACGACAAACAATACGATTTCATCCAG AAATACATCGTATGGCCAACTCCGAAGCCGAAAACGGATTTCCACCGGGCCCTGGAAACCGCTTTCCCTGTATACGATCCATTGTTTCCTAAACTGAAGCTGCTAGAACCTCAAAAAGTTACTGCCGTCAAgtccgaagaagaagaaaacgtgcCTGAAAGTTGGGATATGGTAGCAGAGGAGTCGAGTCCAACTGAAGTAGAAACACCGtgcaaagagaaaaacgacagTGAAGAAGGTTTAGAAGAAGCTCAAAATGTATCCGTCAGTGCTGACCCACTGTCGCCTAATCCAGCAGTGTCAACGGGCTTGGTAGAGGTTGCTGAATCGCCTTTACAAGAAAACAGCAACGATGATCATATCGTGTTGGGGCCGGGTGGACAATGGGGTTTACAAAATGATCGCTCAACTAATTCTGTACGTGTAAGAGAGAACGAAGCCTTTGGACCCAGAGTCGCCGCTTGGAGCTTACCGACCTTAAGTCAACAATGGGAGTTTAGCGAAATTACTCACCATGGCaggaaaaagcaaaagtcACTTCATCGaaggaagaataagaaagcAAGCGACTAA
- the LOC124198063 gene encoding putative fatty acyl-CoA reductase CG5065 has translation MKNPSSIAEFYQDKSIFITGSTGFMGKVLVEKLLRSCPGIDRVYLLLRPSKGKDIACRLEELINNEVFQSLQQDQPDVFKKLVPVSGDISLTALGLSPADQEILNSSVSIVFHTAARINFDDNLRQAIDANIKGPQKVITFCSQLKKLQAFVHVSTVFNNLDKGEIDEVVYPASMDPQKLMEFVDCMDNELLASITKQLVGKCPNVYAFTKALGEQVLQKFCSENKIPLAIVRPSIVTCSLQEPIPGWIDNLNGPSGFVVGVGKGLLRTAITNCQLVGDMIPVDISINLMIAAAWKSAIGGMQQGSEAKVYNCVTGSHNPVTWGKFNQYGMAAWKRFPTKDMAWYPSINYHTHEIPFKIEKALFHYFPAYFFDFVARIIGKKPIMVSLYNKIHRASSCLNFYVVREWKFVSNNPIQLLEEMSVEDRRVFNFDVREINWESYVTNYILGCRRFLLKDNIQTLQIARRNLNRLYLLRTLLRSILVIVLAFIFYKIFF, from the exons atgaagaatccCAGCAGCATCGCAGAGTTTTACCAAGACAAAAGTATTTTTATCACGGGATCCACTGGATTTATGGGAAAAGTGTTAGTGGAAAAACTGCTACGATCCTGTCCTGGAATAGATCGCGTTTATCTACTGTTGAGACCCTCAAAGGGGAAGGATATCGCTTGCCGTCTTGAAGAACTCATCAACAACGAA GTGTTTCAGTCTCTGCAACAAGATCAGCCCGATGTCTTTAAAAAGTTAGTTCCCGTGTCCGGCGATATTTCGTTGACTGCGCTTGGCCTATCACCTGCTGATCAGGAGATTTTAAATTCATCGGTTTCCATCGTCTTTCACACGGCTGCGCGTATCAACTTCGACGACAACCTTCGTCAAGCGATCGATGCAAACATCAAAGGTCCGCAGAAAGTGATTACATTTTGCAGCCAACTGAAAAAATTACAG GCTTTTGTTCATGTGTCAACCGTGTTTAATAACTTGGACAAGGGGGAAATAGACGAGGTGGTCTATCCAGCGTCTATGGATCCTCAGAAGTTAATGGAATTTGTTGACTGCATGGACAACGAACTTCTGGCCAGCATAACTAAACA GCTAGTTGGAAAGTGTCCAAACGTTTACGCTTTCACGAAG GCTTTGGGCGAACAGGTGCTTCAAAAATTCTGcagtgaaaacaaaattcctttgGCTATTGTTAGACCATCGATTGTCACTTGCTCGCTTCAGGAACCCATTCCTGGATGGATTGACAATCTGAACGGACCTAGTG GTTTCGTTGTCGGTGTGGGGAAGGGATTATTACGAACCGCGATTACTAACTGTCAATTAGTAGGTGATATGATACCTGTTGAcatatcaataaatttaatgattGCTGCCGCTTGGAAGAGTGCCATTGGCGGAATGCA ACAGGGCAGTGAAGCGAAAGTATACAACTGCGTAACAGGATCTCACAATCCTGTAACTTGGGGTAAATTCAATCAGTATGGTATGGCTGCTTGGAAACGATTTCCTACCAAAGACATGGCCTGGTACCCCAGCATTAATTACCATACTCACGAAATCccattcaaaattgaaaaggcACTGTTCCACTATTTCCCGGCTTACTTTTTCGACTTTGTCGCTCGAATTATTGGAAAGAAACCGATTATG GTATCCTTATACAATAAAATCCACCGAGCGTCATCGTGCCTGAATTTTTATGTAGTTCGCGAATGGAAATTTGTGAGCAATAATCCCATCCAACTCCTAGAAGAAATGTCTGTTGAAGATCGTCGTGTGTTCAATTTCGACGTCCGAGAGATCAACTGGGAAAGTTACGTCACCAACTATATTCTCGGCTGCCGGAGATTCCTGCTTAAGGACAATATACAAACATTGCAAATTGCCAGACGGAATTTGAACAg GTTGTATTTGTTGAGGACGCTGTTGCGTTCGATTTTAGTGATTGTTTtggcgtttattttttataaaatatttttctaa
- the LOC124209171 gene encoding putative fatty acyl-CoA reductase CG5065, with the protein MADSNIVQFYEDRSIFITGATGFMGKVLVEKLLRSCPGINRLYVLMRPSKGKEVAVRLQELISNEVFDSLRREQSNMLEKIVALSGDVTRENFGLSPSDLNLIIENVSIVFNLAATVRFDEELKSALQMNVKGPMYLLEICRRMKNLDAFVHVSTAFSFVDRQEIDEAIYPSNMDPVKLSEFIDGADPALISNITTELVGSYPNTYTYTKQLAEQILEQECGAVPLAIVRPSIVTAALREPFPGWIDNLNGPTGLIAGGGKGFIRVFKVENAEFVTDLIPVDLSINLMIAVAWRTAMYKPVNPEVYFSSTSCDNPITFGQFESFTTLAWRKYPTKDMLWYPTSECTNKNWYYQLNVMLCHIMPAVIADCYARCVGQRANKVRLYRKAFRALSAFDFFFSKQWKFVSKNSDGIWSKMSAKDRQIFYFNVRDINWRAYFETYILGTRRFILKDDISTLPEAKKNVAKLYLLRNCLHIFLFAISVIGFSSVLNLMKFFFRRQNTASYDL; encoded by the exons ATGGCCGATTCCAATATTGTCCAATTTTATGAAGATCGCTCAATTTTTATTACCGGTGCAACGGGTTTTATGGGAAAAGTTCTTGTGGAAAAGTTGCTCAGATCCTGTCCGGGCATCAACCGCCTCTATGTACTGATGAGGCCCTCAAAGGGGAAAGAAGTTGCCGTCCGCCTTCAGGAACTTATCAGCAATGAG GTATTTGATTCACTTAGAAGAGAGCAATCCAATATGCTAGAAAAAATCGTTGCCTTGTCAGGAGACGTGACGCGGGAAAATTTTGGGTTGTCGCCCtctgatttgaatttgattattgaaaatgtttcgattGTTTTCAACTTGGCCGCAACAGTAAGATTTGATGAAGAACTGAAGTCTGCCCTTCAAATGAACGTCAAAGGGCCAATGTACCTTCTGGAAATATGCCGCAGGATGAAAAATCTAGAC GCTTTTGTTCACGTTTCAACGGCTTTTAGTTTTGTTGACCGACAAGAAATTGATGAAGCCATCTATCCATCAAACATGGATCCAGTCAAACTATCCGAATTCATCGACGGTGCTGATCCTGCGCTTATTAGCAACATCACAACAGA ACTCGTTGGTTCGTATCCCAACACGTATACCTACACGAAGCAATTGGCTGAACAGATTTTGGAACAGGAGTGTGGTGCTGTTCCGTTGGCAATTGTTCGGCCCTCCATCGTTACAGCGGCTCTTAGAGAACCTTTTCCCGGCTGGATCGACAATTTAAATGGTCCAACTGGATTGATTGCAGGAGGAGGGAAAGGCTTCATCCGAGTATTCAAAGTGGAAAACGCAGAATTTGTAACTGACCTGATTCCTGTGGACTTGTCTATTAATTTGAtgattgcagtagcgtggcgAACTGCAATGTATAA ACCAGTGAACCCTGAAGTCTACTTTAGCTCAACAAGTTGTGATAATCCTATCACATTCGGGCAATTTGAAAGTTTTACCACTCTTGCCTGGAGGAAATATCCAACCAAAGACATGCTGTGGTATCCG ACATCGGAGTGCACCAACAAGAATTGGTATTATCAGCTCAATGTTATGTTGTGTCACATTATGCCTGCCGTTATAGCTGATTGTTATGCTCGATGCGTGGGTCAACGTGCAAATAAG gtcCGTTTGTACAGAAAAGCTTTTCGTGCATTATCTGcgttcgattttttctttagtaaACAATGGAAATTCGTTAGCAAGAACTCAGATGGAATTTGGTCAAAGATGTCAGCTAAAGATCGtcaaatcttttatttcaatgtcCGAGATATTAACTGGCGTGCTTACTTCGAGACCTACATTTTGGGTACTCGACGATTTATTCTTAAAGATGATATCAGCACTCTACcagaagcaaagaaaaatgttgcaaA GCTGTATTTACTGCGAAACTGCCTgcatattttcctttttgcaatTTCCGTTATCGGTTTTTCAtcagttttaaatttgatgaaattttttttccgcagACAAAATACTGCAAGTTATGATTTGTAG
- the LOC124198052 gene encoding putative fatty acyl-CoA reductase CG5065 — protein MESTSIVEFYKGRSIFITGATGFMGKVLVEKLLRCCPGIERLYLLMRPSKGQSVEYRLQELINNQIFDEVKKQQPNVMSKVTPVTGDVTFPGYGLSQSDLRLLIENVSVVFNSAATIKFDEELKDALEMNVKGPMQLLEICRQMKQLEAFVHVSTAFNNLDREEMKEEVYHSKVDPVKLIELLDCLEDSVVKNIATELLGNCPNTYTYTKALAEQLLEQRCGSVPLTIVRPSIVTAALKEPVPGWVDNMNGATGTIAAVGKGFFRVMKINADLISDIIPVDYPINLMIAAAWHTATRRPNNVTVYSCTTGHQNPLTWGLLQRWSLDSWMKFPTKDMMWYPSAYFTINDIWLKANEAVFHTLPAHLFDLFNSLTGKRARWVRLYAKANRAFSCLEFFTTHQWRFISNNPIRLLDEMSAQDRKTFYIDVREIEWKSYFETFILGARRFVLKDDPSTLPLARSNLQRLYMIRLLLRLILFSCSLLAVRGIRNMGRSFIKS, from the exons atggaGTCAACGAGCATCGTCGAGTTCTACAAGGGGCGGTCTATTTTCATCACTGGAGCGACGGGTTTCATGGGAAAAGTGCTAGTGGAGAAGCTACTGAGATGTTGTCCTGGAATTGAACGTCTCTACCTGTTGATGAGACCCTCAAAGGGACAAAGCGTTGAATATCGCCTTCAAGAGTTGATCAACAATCAG ATTTTCGACGAAGTCAAGAAACAGCAGCCAAACGTCATGAGCAAAGTCACACCTGTGACGGGTGATGTGACTTTCCCGGGGTATGGATTGTCGCAATCCGATTTGCGACTCTTAATCGAAAACGTTTCTGTTGTTTTCAATTCGGCCGCCACGATCAAATTCGACGAAGAGCTCAAAGATGCTCTCGAGATGAACGTCAAAGGTCCCATGCAGTTACTTGAAATTTGCCGTCAAATGAAACAACTCGAG GCTTTCGTGCACGTGTCAACGGCTTTTAACAACCTTGATCGCGAAGAAATGAAGGAGGAAGTTTATCATTCAAAAGTTGACCCAGTGAAATTGATCGAGCTGCTGGACTGCCTTGAAGACAGCGTCGTGAAAAATATCGCGACAGA aTTACTTGGCAATTGCCCAAACACCTACACCTACACTAAAGCGCTTGCGGAGCAATTGTTGGAGCAGCGATGCGGAAGCGTTCCGTTGACGATTGTCAGACCCTCAATCGTGACTGCAGCATTGAAAGAACCCGTTCCCGGCTGGGTTGACAACATGAATGGAGCCACAG GAACAATCGCAGCTGTCGGGAAAGGATTCTTTCGTGTCATGAAGATCAACGCAGATCTGATCAGCGACATCATTCCTGTTGACTACCCAATTAATCTTATGATTGCTGCCGCTTGGCATACTGCTACTCGGCG GCCGAATAATGTCACCGTCTACAGTTGCACCACGGGCCATCAAAATCCGCTCACTTGGGGCCTTTTACAGCGTTGGTCTTTGGACTCTTGGATGAAGTTCCCTACCAAAGATATGATGTGGTATCCTAGTGCCTATTTTACGATCAATGACATTTGGCTCAAAGCGAACGAGGCCGTATTCCATACCTTGCCGGCCCATCTATTCGATTTATTCAACTCCTTGACAGGCAAGCGCGCTCGATGG GTCCGGTTATACGCCAAAGCCAATCGTGCTTTTTCCTGTTTGGAATTCTTCACGACGCATCAATGGCGATTCATCAGCAACAACCCCATTCGCTTGCTGGACGAGATGTCGGCACAAGATAGGAAAACTTTCTACATTGATGTCCGCGAGATAGAATGGAAAAGCTACTTTGAAACTTTCATACTTGGAGCTCGTCGTTTCGTTCTTAAAGATGATCCCAGCACTTTACCGCTTGCTAGAAGCAACCTGCAAAG ATTGTACATGATTCGACTACTACTACGTCTGATTTTATTCTCTTGTTCCTTACTCGCCGTCAGGGGCATCAGAAATATGGGCCGCTCCTTTATTAAGTCCTAA
- the LOC124198817 gene encoding uncharacterized protein LOC124198817: MCINFRKLFFLITISIYLEKTFVHSAIDKDFSKEIYYKKGEDLLVSDSKWAFSERRGRLLSGSPVATFLKNSLSITSAIFTIWIFAETRETRADKKQVTSEQQFQDLNDHMEYLNIQMEGVQHSLMHLTCLLFDAVQAQTKNKPVSRECLQFIQKHKQAETFSPILAKPYHFITKNHIENTNSL, encoded by the exons ATGTGTATAAATTTTcgcaaattgtttttcttgatcaCAATTTCGATTTATTTAGAAAAGACATTTGTTCACAGTGCCATCGATAAAG atttttcaaaagaaatttattacAAGAAAGGAGAAGACTTATTGGTTTCTGATTCGAAATGGGCCTTCAGTGAACGCAGAGGACGCTTATTAAGCGGCAGCCCAGTCGCTACATTTCTTAAGAACTCGCTTAGCATTACAAGTGCTATATTTACAATCTGGATCTTTGCAGAGACAAGGGAAACACGAGCTGATAAGAAGCAAGTCACTAGTGAACAACAGTTTCAAGACTTAAATGATCACATGGAATATCTAAATATTCAAATGGAAGGTGTTCAACATTCCCTAATGCATCTGACGTGTCTCTTATTCGATGCCGTCCAAGCACAGACGAAAAATAAGCCCGTCAGTCGAGAATGTCTGCAATTTATTCAGAAACACAAGCAGGCTGAAacattttctcccattttggCTAAACCGTACCACTTTATAACCAAAAACCATATCGAGAATACAAATTCTTTGTAA